One Gossypium hirsutum isolate 1008001.06 chromosome A11, Gossypium_hirsutum_v2.1, whole genome shotgun sequence genomic window carries:
- the LOC107909784 gene encoding mitochondrial adenine nucleotide transporter ADNT1, with amino-acid sequence MASEDVKTSESAVSTIVNLAEEAKLAREGVKAPSYAILSICKSLAAGGVAGGVSRTAVAPLERLKILLQVQNPHSIKYNGTIQGLKYIWRTEGFRGLFKGNGTNCARIVPNSAVKFFSYEQASKGILYLYQQQTGNEDAQLTPLLRLGAGACAGIIAMSATYPMDMVRGRITVQTESSPYQYRGMFHALSTVLREEGPRALYKGWLPSVIGVIPYVGLNFSVYESLKDWLIKSRPFGLVEDSELSVTTRLACGAAAGTVGQTVAYPLDVIRRRMQMVGWKDAASVVSGDGRNKASLEYTGMIDAFRKTVRHEGFGALYKGLVPNSVKVVPSIAIAFVSYEVVKDILGVEIRISD; translated from the exons ATGGCTTCAGAGGATGTGAAGACTAGCGAATCGGCTGTGTCCACGATCGTGAATCTGGCCGAGGAAGCAAAGCTCGCGAGAGAGGGTGTTAAGGCCCCTAGCTATGCTATTCTTAGCATCTGCAAGTCTCTCGCTGCTGGCGGCGTCGCCGGTGGAGT GTCACGAACTGCTGTTGCTCCTTTGGAACGTTTAAAAATCTTACTtcag GTTCAAAATCCACATAGTATTAAATACAATGGAACAATTCAAGGCTTGAAGTACATTTGGAGAACAGAAGGTTTTCGCGGATTATTCAAAGGCAATGGTACTAATTGTGCGCGCATTGTTCCAAACTCGGCGGTCAAGTTCTTCAGCTACGAGCAAGCTTCAAA GGGAATCCTATATCTGTATCAACAGCAAACTGGCAATG AAGATGCTCAACTCACTCCTCTTTTACGCCTTGGAGCTGGAGCATGTGCTGGAATAATTGCCATGTCTGCAACTTACCCTATGGACATGGTACGAGGCAGGATCACTGTACAG ACAGAGAGTTCTCCTTATCAGTATAGAGGAATGTTCCATGCTCTATCCACTGTGTTGCGGGAAGAAGGTCCACGAGCATTGTATAAGGGTTGGCTTCCTTCAGTCATTGGAGTT ATACCATACGTGGGTCTGAACTTTTCTGTGTATGAATCTCTAAAAGATTGGTTAATCAAAAGTAGACCATTTGGATTGGTTGAAGACTCTGAGTTGAGTGTGACGACCAGGCTTGCTTGTGGTGCTGCTGCTGGAACTGTAGGCCAAACTGTTGCTTACCCTCTTGATGTGATTCGCAGAAGAATGCAAATGGTAGGATGGAAAGATGCAGCGTCAGTTGTATCTGGTGATGGGAGGAACAAGGCCTCTCTTGAATATACTGGCATGATTGATGCTTTCAGGAAAACTGTTAGGCATGAAGGCTTTGGAGCATTGTACAAGGGTCTGGTCCCTAATTCCGTGAAG gtTGTACCATCAATAGCTATTGCATTTGTGTCATACGAGGTGGTGAAGGACATTTTAGGAGTTGAGATTAGAATATCAGACTGA